TCACCGAGTTGCGGATGTAGTTCCCCACCTCCCGCACCGGGTCCGAGTAGGGATACCGGTCGGAGACCGTGTAGCCATCGATCAGCCACACCAGGCGGCCGTCGGCCGCAACGACCATGTACGGATCCCGGTCGTACCGGATGAACGGCGCAATCTTCCGGACCCTCTCGGCGATCTGCCGGTGGATCAAGATCCGGCTCTCGCCGGTCAGGTCTTCGGAGAGGAGCATCTTGATCTCGCCGAAGCGAATCGCGAACGCCACCTTGGCGAGGAAGGAGCCCACCGGAATCCCGCCGCGCCCCGCGTAGCGCGTGTAGACGTTCTGGTCGCCCGACGGATAGTCGAGCTCCTGCGACCGGGTCCGGACGAAGACATAGTCGTTAGCGATCTCCCCGTAGTAGATCTCGGGACGGGTCACCTTGATCGGACCCGACGAGACCGGCGGGATGTCCTGGATGAAGAACTCCGGGAGCCCCTCCGGGCTGATCCGGTTCACGGGCCCCATGACGACCCCGTACCCGTGCGTGTACGTCAGATGCTCGTTGATCCAGATCCGGCTCGGCAGGTGCCGGTAGGAGAGCTCGCGCGGCGAGACCATCGTCTGCCGGTACTCGCCGTCGATCGTGTAGCGGTCCACGTCCACGTCCACGAACTTGTAGTAGGTCCGGATCTCCTGGAGCTGGGCGTAGGTGGTAAGGAGCGGCAGGTGGTCCCAGAGCCGGACGTTCTTGATCGTCAGGCTGTTCTGCGCGAGCGCGGCCGACGTGAGGTTCTCCTCGGCCGGAAAGTCCTTCTCCTCCATGTGGTCGAGCCCGTAGGCCTGGCGGGTCATCCGGATGTTGTGGGCAATGTACGGCCGCTCCATGAATAGCTCGTTGGGCGTCACGCGGAAGCGCTGCACGACGGCCGGGTAGAGTCCGAGGCCGCCCACCCACACCACGCCGAGCACCACCAGCCCGGCCACGAGGAACCGCCAGCCGGGACGGAGCAGCTGCACGAGGCAGGCCGCACCGCACAGCAGCGCCAGCCACGCGAGGATCCCGAGCACCGGCAGGGACGCGTTCACGTCGGTGTAGGAGGCGCCGGAGACCACCCCGCGCGGCGAGTACAGGAGCTCGAAGCGATCCAGCCAGAAACCCACTCCGCGGAGCGCGAGCAGCGCAGCGCCGAGCAGGAGCACGTGGGCCCGGGCCCCCGCCGCGATCCGGAGCCCGCGGGCGGTGAGCACCAGACTCCGCTGGAGCACGTAGAGGGCGAGGCTCAGGGCGAGGGTCGCCGCCAGCAGGAACAGTCCCCACGCGTACACGAGCCGCCAGAAGGGCAGGCTGAACACGTAGAAGGTCAAGTCCCGGCCGAACAGCGGGTCGGTCACCTTGAACGGGACGCCGTTGAAGTAGATCAGCACGGTCTCCCAGGCGGTCGAGGCCCGCACGCCCGAGAAGAACGCGACCACGGCCAGCGCGGGGGTCAGCAGGCGCCGGATCAGCGGCTCCAGCACGGCGCGCCCCGGGAGCCCCAGCTGGTCCTCGAGCTCCCACAGCACGTCCGGTGGGGCCGCACGGGCGGCGAGGGAGAGATTCACGTAGAGAAAGAGGAAGACTCCGAGCGCGACCCCGACGAAGAGCCAGCCCCGAAGGGTCAGGATCGACACGAACACCCGGGTGTAGCCGACCTCCTGGAACCAGAGCCAGTCGATGTAGAGCGGGACGGCCTGGCCGGCGAGGCCGAGCACGAGGAAGATCAGGATCAGCCAGAAGACCGGGGGCATACCGCCTCGAGGCATCGCGCTCCCGTCACCGGGGGCGCGTGGCTCAGGTCCCCTGGGTCCAGGAGGATAAGTACGCCTCCTGCTCTGGGGTCAGCTCATCGATCTGCATGTCCATCGAAGCGAGCTTGACTCGAGCGATCTCGCGGTCAATCTCGGATGGGACGGGGTAGACCCCCTTCTCGAGCTTCCCGCCTTGGCGGAAGAGGTACTCGACGGAGAGCGCCTGGTTGGCGAAGCTCATGTCCATCACGGCGGCCGGATGCCCCTCGGCGGCAGCCAGGTTGATCAGCCGCCCCTCGCCCAGCACGAAGAGCCGGCGCCCTCCCGGGAGGGTGTACTCCTCGACGAACGGGCGAACCGTGCGCCGGGACCGGGCCATGGCGCCGAGCGCCTCCAGATCGAGCTCCACGTTGAAGTGGCCGGCGTTGGCCAGGACCGCCCCGTCCTTCATCCGCGTGAGGTGGGGCTTCCCGATGACGCCCTTGTTGCCCGTGACCGTGATGAAGAGATCGCCCACCTCGGCGGCGCGGAGCATGGGCATCACGGGGTACCCGTCCATCACCGCCTCCAGCGCCTTCAGCGGGTCGACCTCGGTCACGACGACGTGGGCGCCCATGCCGTGCGCCCGCGCCGCCACGCCGCGCCCGCACATGCCGTAACCCGATACCACCACGGCCTTGCCCGCGAGCAGGATGTTCGTCGCCCGCAGGATCCCGTCGATCGTCGACTGGCCGGTCCCGTACCGGTTGTCGAAGAGGTGTTTGGTCTTGGCGTCGTTCACCGCGATGATAGGGTACGCAAGGACCCCTTCGCGCGCCATGGCCCGCAGGCGGATCACGCCCGTCGTGGTCTCTTCCGTCCCGCCGATCACGCCGGGGAGGAGGTTACGTCGGTCACCATGCAGGGAGGAAACCAAGTCCGCGCCGTCGTCCAGCGTGATCTGCGGGCCGCGGGCGAGCACCGCGTGGATATGGCTGTAGTAGCGCTCGGTGCCTTCGCCCTTCTGGGCGAAGACCGGAAGCCCGAACTCCGTCACGAGCGCGGCCGCCACGTCGTCCTGGGTGGAGAGCGGGTTCGAAGCGCAGAGGGCAACCTGGGCGCCTCCCCCCTTCAGCGTGCGCACGAGCACGGCGGTCTCGCTGGTGACGTGGAGACACGCTCCGATCCGGACACCCCGGAGTGGCTGCTCCTTCTCGAACCGCTCGCGGATCTGGCGGAGCACCGGCATGGCGTGCTCCGCCCACTCGATGCGAAGCCGTCCGCCCGAGCTCAGGGAGAGGTCTTTGACGTCGTGGTCAGTCACGGAATTGCGTGCTCGTCCGCGGGTCCGGGCCATGCGCCGCACGCCCCGGCTCCGCGGCGCCCCCGGGGCCTAAACGCCCGCGTCCTCGCGAAGGTCTTTCACCCGATCCGTCCGCTCCCAGGTGAACTCGGGCTCGTTGCGGCCGAAGTGGCCATAGACGGCGGTCTTCCGGTAGATCGGGCGGCGGAGGTTCAGGTACTTGATGATTCCCGCCGGGGTGAGGTCGAAGTGGCGACGGATCATCTCCTGGAGCTTGGAGCTCGGCACCCTGCCGGTGCCGAAGGTCTCGACCATGACGGAAACCGGATCCGCCACCCCGATGGCGTAGGCCACCTGGACCTGGCAGCGCTCCGCCAGGCCGGCGGCGACGATGTTCTTGGCGACGTGCCGCACCATGTACGTCGCCGAGCGGTCCACCTTGGTCGGGTCCTTTCCGGAGAACGAGCCCCCGCCGTGGGGACAGGCACCCCCGTACGTATCCACGATGACCTTGCGACCGGTGAGCCCAGTGTCCCCCATGGGGCCGCCCGTGACGAACCGCCCCGTGGGGTTGATGTGGAAGACGCAGGTCTTCGGGTCGAGCATGTCCGGAGGGATCGTCGGCAGGATGACGTGCTGGATGATGTCCTCGCGGATCTGCTGCTGGGTCAAATCCGGGCTGTGCTGGGCCGAGACCACAACGGCGGTCACCATCCGCGGCTTGCCGCCCACGCAGCGGACGGTGACCTGGCTCTTCCCGTCCGGCCGCAGGTACCCGAGGATCCCCTGCCGGCGGACCGCGCTCAGGCGCATCGTGAGCTTGTGGGCCAGCATGATCGGCATCGGCATCAGCTCCGGCGTCTCCGTGCAGGCGTAGCCGATCATGATCCCCTGGTCGCCGGCGCCCAGCGCATCGACGCCGAGCGCGATGTCCAGGGACTGCCGGTCGATGGCGGTGATGACGCCGCAGGTCTCGTAGTCGAAGCCGTACTTGGCGCGCGTGTAGCCGACGTCGCGGATGGTCTCACGGGCGATCCGGGGAATGTCGACGGAGCCGGTGGTGCTGATCTCCCCCGCCACCACGACGAGGCCGGTGGTCAGGAGGCACTCGCAGGCGACCCGGCCCGTCGGGTCCTGTTCCATGATCGCGTCCAGGACCGCGTCGGAGATCTGGTCGGCGATCTTGTCCGGGTGGCCTTCGGTGACCGACTCCGAGGTGAAGAGGTACTCCTCGTCCGCCATCTGCTCCCTCCCGTTCAGCTTCGCGTCAACGTGAACGGCGCCGTTTGAAGTCGGACTGTACCACATCGGATGACACCGCTCAAGGAGAATTAAGGCGATTTCGCCCCGCGGACCCGCCGCTTGACTTCGTCGAGCGCGGGGACCGACCAGGGATCGACGCCCCGGAGCAGCGCGAGGTGGTAGCTCACCCAGTCGCCGAGGTAGACCAGCGACAGGAGACGGGCGAGCTTCCCCTCGCCGCGCGGCCACACGTCGGTGATCCCCCCGGCCCGGGCCCGGATCAGCTCCTGCGTGACCCGCACACGCGTCGCCTCGACCTCGTCCTCGCGGCGATCGCGGAGAAACACGGCGTGGAACCCCGCGGCCCCCGAATCCCGCCAGCCCTCGATCTCGTTGTGATCGGCCTCCGGCAACGTGCCGTGAAAGGCCAGGAGCTTGGCGTGCTCTTCCACCTCGCTCTTCCAGCGGTACGCCGCCGCCCCGGTGAGCGCGCTCCCATAGATCACCGGGATCCGTCCCAGCAGGCGGGCCGCCAGCTGCATGGCCTCGTTGTCCGCCTCCACGGCCAGCTCCCGGCCCATCGCGTCCAGCACCGCGAGGGCCTCGGCGCGCTCGGCCTCCGGAGCTGGCGGGAGGCCCACCGACTCAAAGATCGCCAGCAGCGGGAAGAGGAGATAGCCGAGCGCGAGGCGGGGCATGAGCCCACCGGGGAGGCTGACCAGGGATAACCCGTATCGCCGGCCCAGGTCGGCGAGGGTCCCCCCGCTCGTGAGCACCGCACACGCGGCGCCCCGTCGGTGCGCGGCATCGAGCGCCGAGATCGTCTCCTCGGTGTTCCCCGAGTACGAGATCGCGACGATCAGCGACTCCTGGCCGACGAACGACGGCACACCGTACCCCCGCCAGACCGTGACGGGAACCGGCAGCCGGTCCGTGGCGAGCGCGGCAACCAGGTCACCCGCGATTGCCGAGCCCCCCATCCCGGCCACCATCACGTGACGAAACGGGCGGCGCCCCAGCGGCGGCGACGGGGTCAGG
This portion of the Candidatus Rokuibacteriota bacterium genome encodes:
- a CDS encoding adenosylhomocysteinase produces the protein MARTRGRARNSVTDHDVKDLSLSSGGRLRIEWAEHAMPVLRQIRERFEKEQPLRGVRIGACLHVTSETAVLVRTLKGGGAQVALCASNPLSTQDDVAAALVTEFGLPVFAQKGEGTERYYSHIHAVLARGPQITLDDGADLVSSLHGDRRNLLPGVIGGTEETTTGVIRLRAMAREGVLAYPIIAVNDAKTKHLFDNRYGTGQSTIDGILRATNILLAGKAVVVSGYGMCGRGVAARAHGMGAHVVVTEVDPLKALEAVMDGYPVMPMLRAAEVGDLFITVTGNKGVIGKPHLTRMKDGAVLANAGHFNVELDLEALGAMARSRRTVRPFVEEYTLPGGRRLFVLGEGRLINLAAAEGHPAAVMDMSFANQALSVEYLFRQGGKLEKGVYPVPSEIDREIARVKLASMDMQIDELTPEQEAYLSSWTQGT
- a CDS encoding bifunctional phosphoglucose/phosphomannose isomerase; amino-acid sequence: MSGADASRVGRILADFPSQCRQAATLTPSPPLGRRPFRHVMVAGMGGSAIAGDLVAALATDRLPVPVTVWRGYGVPSFVGQESLIVAISYSGNTEETISALDAAHRRGAACAVLTSGGTLADLGRRYGLSLVSLPGGLMPRLALGYLLFPLLAIFESVGLPPAPEAERAEALAVLDAMGRELAVEADNEAMQLAARLLGRIPVIYGSALTGAAAYRWKSEVEEHAKLLAFHGTLPEADHNEIEGWRDSGAAGFHAVFLRDRREDEVEATRVRVTQELIRARAGGITDVWPRGEGKLARLLSLVYLGDWVSYHLALLRGVDPWSVPALDEVKRRVRGAKSP
- a CDS encoding UPF0182 family protein, which produces MPPVFWLILIFLVLGLAGQAVPLYIDWLWFQEVGYTRVFVSILTLRGWLFVGVALGVFLFLYVNLSLAARAAPPDVLWELEDQLGLPGRAVLEPLIRRLLTPALAVVAFFSGVRASTAWETVLIYFNGVPFKVTDPLFGRDLTFYVFSLPFWRLVYAWGLFLLAATLALSLALYVLQRSLVLTARGLRIAAGARAHVLLLGAALLALRGVGFWLDRFELLYSPRGVVSGASYTDVNASLPVLGILAWLALLCGAACLVQLLRPGWRFLVAGLVVLGVVWVGGLGLYPAVVQRFRVTPNELFMERPYIAHNIRMTRQAYGLDHMEEKDFPAEENLTSAALAQNSLTIKNVRLWDHLPLLTTYAQLQEIRTYYKFVDVDVDRYTIDGEYRQTMVSPRELSYRHLPSRIWINEHLTYTHGYGVVMGPVNRISPEGLPEFFIQDIPPVSSGPIKVTRPEIYYGEIANDYVFVRTRSQELDYPSGDQNVYTRYAGRGGIPVGSFLAKVAFAIRFGEIKMLLSEDLTGESRILIHRQIAERVRKIAPFIRYDRDPYMVVAADGRLVWLIDGYTVSDRYPYSDPVREVGNYIRNSVKATVDAYDGTVTLYLADAADPLIQAYARAFPGLLKPLAEMPADLRSHLRYPEDLFTTQARKYATYHMTDPQVFYNKEDLWTIPRRAVDGREQEMEPYYTIMRLPGERREEFILLTLFNPSRRDNMIAWLAARSDPPNYGRLIAYTFPKQKLVYGPRQVDARIDQDAFISQQLTLWGQRGSRVIRGSLLAIPIEQSLMYVQPLYLAASEQGALPELRRVIVAYGNQIAMEPNLETSLSRIFGGRPRIDDAAARAAPSGTPGAPTELRDLALRAWEAWSRAQEALRKGDWAGYGEQQRRLEEALRRFRESTLR
- a CDS encoding methionine adenosyltransferase; this encodes MADEEYLFTSESVTEGHPDKIADQISDAVLDAIMEQDPTGRVACECLLTTGLVVVAGEISTTGSVDIPRIARETIRDVGYTRAKYGFDYETCGVITAIDRQSLDIALGVDALGAGDQGIMIGYACTETPELMPMPIMLAHKLTMRLSAVRRQGILGYLRPDGKSQVTVRCVGGKPRMVTAVVVSAQHSPDLTQQQIREDIIQHVILPTIPPDMLDPKTCVFHINPTGRFVTGGPMGDTGLTGRKVIVDTYGGACPHGGGSFSGKDPTKVDRSATYMVRHVAKNIVAAGLAERCQVQVAYAIGVADPVSVMVETFGTGRVPSSKLQEMIRRHFDLTPAGIIKYLNLRRPIYRKTAVYGHFGRNEPEFTWERTDRVKDLREDAGV